One genomic window of Quercus robur chromosome 6, dhQueRobu3.1, whole genome shotgun sequence includes the following:
- the LOC126732744 gene encoding cyclin-dependent kinase inhibitor 7-like, producing the protein MVRKCRGIAEIAVMEVAQVGVRTTRAREGLASSAAAAAAAATTTAAKRRKLNAGDLNSPSSSSPYVPLVITPAENDERCSSPSSVHAAMSCCSSNGSSSLAEEVENFKFVDLQDDNSEVETSTYSCYRERRETTPSSELESTARPTPASTRRRSTVEKSIMPTESELEEFFSAAEKDLQKRFKEKYNYDIVKDAPLEGRYEWIRLKP; encoded by the exons atggtgagGAAGTGTAGGGGAATTGCGGAGATTGCTGTAATGGAGGTGGCTCAGGTTGGTGTGAGGACTACGAGAGCTCGAGAAGGTCTTGCCAgctcagcagcagcagcagcagcagccgccaccaccaccgccgCCAAGAGAAGGAAGCTCAACGCCGGAGATTTGAATTCTCCGTCGTCGTCGTCGCCGTATGTTCCCCTAGTAATTACGCCGGCGGAGAATGATGAACGCTGTTCAAGCCCTAGCTCCGTTCACGCTGCCATGTCGTGTTGCTCTAGTAACGGATCAAGCTCGCTCGCTGAGGAAGTAGAGAATTTCAAATTCGTAGATCTACAG gATGACAATTCTGAAGTTGAAACATCCACTTACAGTTGCTACAGAGAAAG GAGAGAAACGACGCCGTCTAGCGAGCTGGAGTCAACGGCGCGTCCAACTCCGGCGAGCACTCGCCGGAGATCAACGGTGGAGAAGAGTATTATGCCGACGGAATCTGAGCTCGAAGAATTCTTCTCCGCCGCTGAAAAAGACCTCCAAAAGCGCTTCAAAGAAAA GTACAATTACGATATTGTCAAGGACGCGCCCTTAGAAGGCCGTTACGAATGGATTcgattaaagccatga